The following nucleotide sequence is from Candidatus Poribacteria bacterium.
CTTTATTTGAATCCTCATCAAATGGGGGAAGAGACAACCTTGAGAAGGTAGAATCCCTTATGGATCAAGCCTTCTCAAAAGCTGCGTAATTTCTATACAAACTCAGGGCTCAGATACAGTGCTCTGCCCACAAACCCTAAGGCGTTTAGGATCATCCCCTCTGTTGCCTCTCCTACTGTCACTTTCCTGCATGTTGGGCCTATCATCTCATCTATCTGTCCTGATAGATCTATCTCCTTACATATCCCTGCAACTATTCCCAGGTGATCTATTCTCTGGGTTGAGTATCTCTGCTGAGACATATTTCCATCTCCTAGGATATGATTTGTCTCTATATGGTATCCGAAAAATCAAAAAACTTCCACATGATGCTGCGGAATGTAGGGTAACATAAGGGTTTTGAGCAAATTCGCGATAGATTAGAGCGCGAATTTGCTTTGAATCACTTATGCCATCTAAGCCTTTCCCCACCTACATTCTTCAAAAGTTTTTGCGAAGTCCTGCTCCGGTATACGGTATATGGCCTTGTCAGGTCGCTTTTGATATACTTAAGTGGCAAGGTGGAGGAAGATGCGGTGAGAATTATATACCTGACGTCTCTTTTCCTGATTTTCCTTACTTCCTCAGCTATATGTGAGGTCTGGGAACACATCGACTCGGATCACTTCAGGGTCTACTTTACCGGTAGCCGTTTGGATGCCCGTAGGTCGATCGAGGAGGGAGAGGAGTTCCTGAAGGAGGTGGCCGAGAACTTCGGTATGCCTTTTGAGGGTAAAATCGAGATATGGATCTGCGGCAGCGGAGATCAGTTCCGCAGGGCGGTGAACGCACCGATACAGGATTGGGCCGCGGGATGCGCCTTCCCGCTTCAGAGACGGGTACTCGTTCGAGATCCGGGATTTACGGAGAACAGAAACCTGAAGTTCCTGGTCGTTCTACGCCACGAGATCGCCCATGTGATCATCGGAGAGAGGATCGGGGAAAAACTAAGCGAGATCCCGCTTTGGTTCAATGAGGGGATGGCGATGCTGCTTTCAGGGGAAGGCATGTTTTTCAGGCGGGATCTCACCCTGATGGGACGGGCGATATGGGGATCGATCATACCTCTAAGGGAGCTGGAAACCAGCTTCCCCGACGAACCAGATCTCGCCGGCCTGGCATACGCCGAAAGCCTCAGCGCCGTCTCGATGATAGCCAGGAGTTACGGCGGTGAATCGCTGAGGGCGATATTGGATCTGGTGAGGATCGGGGAGAGCTTCACAAACGCCATGACGCTGACGACGGGCATGACCCCTTACAGCTTCGACGAAAGATGGCGCTCATATGTCGAAAGGCACTATAAGATGATCCTCCTGTTCTCCAGCTCCTCCTTCCTATGGATGCTGATCTCGGCAGCCTTTCTGATCATATATGTCAGCTACAGGAGGATACGTAGGGAAAAACTGGAGAGGATGACGGCTGAGGAGGAAAGCGAGGATGAATTCTTCAGATAAGATAAGCGGGGGCTTAAAAGCCCCCGCGGATCTCTAAGGCTTACGTGGGGCAAGCTGGGGGTTATCCGGCTCAAGCTGATAGGCCCAGTCGAACGTCACGGATCTATCGGTGAGCTTCAAAACCTTTATCTTGGCATAGTTCCCCTCAGGGGTGTAAAAGGCATACGTGTGTCCCTCCAATATCTCTATGATATCCCCCACGTATCCCTTCTCAGGAGCGATGTCCAGGTCATCCCAGCTCTCATGATATCCCGTATCCTGCATCAGAGTGCCGTTATCTGAAAGCAGATAGTAGATGCCGTTATCGGCATCGAAGTAGATGTCGGTGGTCGTTTGATCATATGGAACCGGCCCCTGCTCACCGTTTGAGAAGTCGAAGCCGCTGGTGTTAGGCGAGAGCTGATAATCGTCTAGGATAACCCTCCCCTCAGGACGGGGTGTATCCCATACCTCCTCGGGGCTGAGATCGCTCTCGTTCCCGTCGAGGTCGAAGGAGGAGATGGCGTAATAGTAAGTCTCGCCGTTACGCACATCCCTGTCCACATATCTTGTTATATTCCCCGAGACCTCAGCGATCATCTCGAAATGGACGTTATCGTCGCTTCTATAAACCCGATACCCGGCCAGGTCCGGCTCATCGCTGCCATACCACTCTATTGTGACCTTGCCATCCCCCGTTACGGTCCTGACGCCTCTTGGAGTTGCCGGCGGGGTTGTATCAGGGGTGTAACAGCTTTTATCGGTATCGCATCCGATGGAGATCAGCAGTATCGATGAAAGCGCCATACCGATAGACATCCATCTGATCATCTCGAACACCTCCGTTGGGATTTCCACCACCTTCCAGAAGCAATCCCCATACCGTTTTGTCGAGAACGACAATCGCTGAGTTTTCGAGGAGAGATGCGATCGCTTCGCCGTTCTCCAGTTGCAGTTTCGACACAGGATGTATCATACCGTCACCGCCCCTGACCCGTTATTCATTCCGGCGGTATCAGCTCAGCAGCACAATCACTAGGACTTCAAGAAGGTATCACGCCAGTAACGATTGACCAGTGGTGCGGCAGGGTTATGACACATGGCTCTGTCCTTCACGACGAGCGTGGTAACGGGTGCTTCGGAGAACTTCGTAAACAGTATGTCGTGTCCCATGCAGAGGCCCATGATAACGTTCAGCTCTGTCCCCTGCTGATTCAGCGTCAGGGCCTGTCCGACGGGGTTACAGCCGCCGTTGACCGTGCATGCCACGGATGATACCTCAAACCCGTGGCTTTTCAGTATCTTGACCAGTTGTCTTGTCTCCTCCTTTAACCCTATACAGAAGGCTACGCCCAGCTTTTTCAACCCCATCCTCTTCGAGAACTCTATCAACTCACGCACCCTCGGCCAGATCCTATAGCCCTCCGTCTCCACGGATTTAGCGACGGTGGCGATCCTTCTCACCTCAGGGTCCGTATTTCGTATCTCCTCGGCCTTTTTCAAGGCTTCCCCTGCGCTTCTACGCGGGCAGAAGCTGGGCGTCTTTTGGATATCCTCCGTACAGGCCTGTACCTCGCAAAACACGCAGTTTACCTCAGCCATAGCGGTCCTCCTCTCTAAGGTCGCGGCATAAGACCTGCCCTTTCGACTATCTCCGGCACGGCTCCCTCCCATTCGATCGCCATGATATGCACGCCGGAAACGCCCTCTATCTCCCTGATCTGCTGGATGATCTCGACGCAGATCCTGATTCCCTCTTTCGCTCTGTTCTTCCTCGGCGTCTTACGGATGCGCTCTATGATCTCCTCCGGCACATCCATCCCCGGCACCTTGGTGGCCATATACTTAGCCGCTCCCAGGGATCTGATCGGCCCCACACCGGCCAAGATATAGACCTTCTCATGAAGGCCCATATCCCTCACCTGCTTCATGAACTCCTTAAATCTCGGCACGTTGAAGATCATCTGGGTCTGGATGAAATCGGCTCCGGCCTTCACCTTCTTCGCCAATCGATGGGGTCGAAGCTCGAATGGAGCTGCGAAGGGGTTGGCAGCGGCTCCTATAAAGGCCAACACCTCGCCGGATATCTCCTCACCGCATTGGAATTTCCCCTCGTCCCGCATGCCCTTCAACGTTTGAATCAGCTGGATGGAATCGAGATCGTATACGCCTTTGGCCTCAGGATGATTGCCGAGGCTCGGATGATCCCCTGATAGGCACAGGAAATTTCGAATTCCTAAGGCTACAGCGCCTAGGACATCGCTTTGGATGGCTAGACGGTTTCTATCCCTGACGACGATCTGCATCACCGGATCGATCCCCATCTCCTTCAATATAATGCAGCTCGACCAGCTCGACATCCTCACCACAGCCGACTGATTATCGGTGACGTTCATGGCGTCGCAGTAAGGCTTGAGCGTTTCGCCCTTGTTCCTGATCTCGTCGGGAGCAGCCCCTTGAGGTGGACCGACCTCAGCGGTGACGGCGAAGGCGCCGCTTTCCAGGACTTTCTCCAGATTAGTTCCCGCTTTCATGACTTATCCTCCTGACGACAACCCGTTCCTACAACCCTAAGCTCTCTATGACCTTCTTCGTCTCCTTCAGCTTCTCCATAAGGTCGATGGGCTCGACCTCCAACCTGCGCGGCCTCACAGCCTTGCTCCAATCGTGAGGTTCGTTTATCTTTGAGAACTTATCGAGCTCGCCGAGCTTTTCCAGCCTCCTGTAGATCATAACCCAGGCGCAATCGCGTGTGGGATCTACCTCGCATTTGCCATCTTTAGTTGTCCCCCCGCAGGGTCCGTTCAACAACCCCTTGGGACATTGCACCAGCGGACAGATGCCGGCGGTTTTGCCCAGCTCGCATGCGCCGCACGCCTGGCACTCCTCCTTGAAGACGGCGGGGCCTCCGCTGGAAAAACCCAAGGCGTTGACGGAGGGATATACAGGTTTTACGATACCCATCTCCTCCTCCAGATATCCCCTCACCGCCTGTGCCCCATCGCCGCAACACTGCATTAACATGGCGTCACATTGCTCTATCTCCTCCCTGTGTTCTCTCAGGAACATCGAGGACATCGGGAGATAACAGGCGAACACGGCGAAAGGCAAAGCGATTTTACCTACGATCTCCTTGCCTTCCTTCTCCAGCCTCTCCGCCATCTCGTTTACCTCTTTCACGCCGCCGGTGTGGAAGATCGTAGCGCATCCTCCACAGCCCATAAGGACTATCCTTTTCTTGCCCTCAAGGTACTCCAGGATTTCCTCGAAGGGTTTCTGTTCCTGTGCGTTCATCCCATCCTCCTTTATCGGTTTGCGGATGAGAGAAGCTGCCAAAGGCAACTTGGGCAAAGCCTTTTATCCGCTGTTATACGCTGTCGCCCCAAATCCTCAATCATAATAGGGCGCTTTCTACTTATGGTCTTTATCCTCTCAAGTTTTATAGGTTCTTCAATTTTCGGCCGCTTTATATTAATCCTACGGCAACGGAAAGCCCAATAAGTCCTATGAGAACCCCAAATATT
It contains:
- a CDS encoding methylenetetrahydrofolate reductase C-terminal domain-containing protein gives rise to the protein MNAQEQKPFEEILEYLEGKKRIVLMGCGGCATIFHTGGVKEVNEMAERLEKEGKEIVGKIALPFAVFACYLPMSSMFLREHREEIEQCDAMLMQCCGDGAQAVRGYLEEEMGIVKPVYPSVNALGFSSGGPAVFKEECQACGACELGKTAGICPLVQCPKGLLNGPCGGTTKDGKCEVDPTRDCAWVMIYRRLEKLGELDKFSKINEPHDWSKAVRPRRLEVEPIDLMEKLKETKKVIESLGL
- a CDS encoding DUF1847 domain-containing protein, with the translated sequence MAEVNCVFCEVQACTEDIQKTPSFCPRRSAGEALKKAEEIRNTDPEVRRIATVAKSVETEGYRIWPRVRELIEFSKRMGLKKLGVAFCIGLKEETRQLVKILKSHGFEVSSVACTVNGGCNPVGQALTLNQQGTELNVIMGLCMGHDILFTKFSEAPVTTLVVKDRAMCHNPAAPLVNRYWRDTFLKS
- a CDS encoding DUF4277 domain-containing protein, which encodes MSQQRYSTQRIDHLGIVAGICKEIDLSGQIDEMIGPTCRKVTVGEATEGMILNALGFVGRALYLSPEFV
- a CDS encoding methylenetetrahydrofolate reductase, yielding MKAGTNLEKVLESGAFAVTAEVGPPQGAAPDEIRNKGETLKPYCDAMNVTDNQSAVVRMSSWSSCIILKEMGIDPVMQIVVRDRNRLAIQSDVLGAVALGIRNFLCLSGDHPSLGNHPEAKGVYDLDSIQLIQTLKGMRDEGKFQCGEEISGEVLAFIGAAANPFAAPFELRPHRLAKKVKAGADFIQTQMIFNVPRFKEFMKQVRDMGLHEKVYILAGVGPIRSLGAAKYMATKVPGMDVPEEIIERIRKTPRKNRAKEGIRICVEIIQQIREIEGVSGVHIMAIEWEGAVPEIVERAGLMPRP